Proteins from a single region of Chitinibacter bivalviorum:
- a CDS encoding VCBS repeat-containing protein: MRIVESNVALSAQRAVSREQSQKMAITIEAPRMSPPPANETVNISSAAKMIDDQQTAINNDPKLQLIIQMIEKLTGQKIDLRYFHLNQSGDSLDSNTQGSIQNSANEGGTRIDLHQQESESEQTQFNASGVVKTEDGREISFAAQLKLARTYEQTLDVSIASGSLARPKKDPLVLNYAAPAVTLSDQTMKFDIDSDGKADTIHQLNAGSAYLALDLNHDGKINNGKELFGTQSGNGFADLAQYDQDKNGWIDSGDQVFGQLKLWLKDSSGQDQLNSLTAMKVGAIYLGYARADFDLNNAQNQNLGQIRSSGIYLNEDGSGGNLQQLDLSV, encoded by the coding sequence ATGCGCATCGTCGAATCCAATGTTGCCCTCAGCGCCCAGCGAGCTGTTAGTCGCGAGCAAAGCCAGAAAATGGCCATCACCATCGAAGCGCCGCGCATGAGTCCACCTCCCGCCAATGAGACGGTCAACATTTCGAGCGCGGCGAAAATGATCGACGATCAGCAAACAGCGATTAATAACGACCCCAAATTGCAATTGATCATCCAAATGATAGAAAAACTCACCGGGCAGAAAATTGACCTGAGGTATTTCCATCTAAACCAATCTGGTGATAGCCTTGATAGCAATACCCAAGGCAGTATTCAAAACAGCGCCAATGAAGGCGGTACGCGCATCGACCTACATCAGCAAGAAAGTGAATCCGAGCAAACCCAATTTAACGCCAGTGGCGTGGTCAAAACCGAAGATGGTCGCGAGATTAGTTTTGCAGCGCAGCTCAAGCTAGCGCGGACTTACGAGCAGACGCTTGATGTCAGCATCGCCAGCGGCAGCCTTGCCCGGCCGAAAAAAGACCCACTGGTACTAAACTACGCCGCGCCGGCGGTCACTTTGTCCGATCAAACGATGAAATTTGATATTGATAGCGACGGCAAAGCAGACACAATCCATCAACTCAATGCTGGCAGTGCCTATTTGGCGCTCGATCTTAATCACGATGGAAAAATCAATAACGGCAAAGAATTATTCGGCACGCAAAGCGGCAATGGCTTTGCCGATTTGGCGCAATACGATCAGGATAAAAATGGCTGGATCGACAGCGGCGATCAAGTCTTTGGCCAGCTCAAGCTGTGGCTGAAAGACAGCAGTGGGCAGGATCAGCTCAATAGCCTCACCGCGATGAAAGTGGGCGCAATCTATTTGGGCTATGCCCGTGCTGATTTTGATTTGAATAATGCTCAAAATCAGAATCTCGGCCAAATTCGCAGCTCGGGGATTTACCTCAATGAAGATGGCAGCGGCGGCAATCTGCAACAACTGGATCTCAGTGTCTAA
- the radC gene encoding RadC family protein, with translation MSITDWPSCERPREKLLQHGAISLSDAELLAIFLRVGLPGKNAVDLARELLVHFGSLENLFAAKLADFELINGIGEAKYAQMQAVLEMSRRALTEQLKARDSFENPAAVRDFLRMRLRGIGHEEFHALYLDTGYRLIAAETVFKGTLNETRVYPRELARQAIAHNAAAIIVAHNHPSGSAEPSSADLLLTRQLQHGLELLDIKLLDHFIVAAHQVVSLAELGHL, from the coding sequence ATGTCGATTACTGATTGGCCTAGCTGTGAGCGTCCACGTGAAAAATTGCTGCAACATGGCGCAATTTCGCTCTCCGATGCCGAGTTGCTGGCGATTTTTTTGCGCGTCGGGCTACCGGGTAAAAACGCAGTCGACTTAGCGCGTGAGCTGTTGGTGCATTTTGGCTCGCTGGAAAACCTATTTGCCGCCAAGCTGGCCGATTTCGAGCTCATCAACGGCATTGGTGAAGCCAAATACGCACAAATGCAGGCGGTGCTCGAAATGAGCCGGCGCGCACTCACCGAGCAACTCAAAGCCCGCGATTCATTTGAAAACCCCGCCGCAGTGCGCGACTTTTTACGGATGCGCTTGCGCGGCATCGGGCATGAAGAATTTCACGCACTGTATCTGGATACAGGCTACCGCTTGATCGCCGCCGAAACCGTTTTTAAAGGCACGCTCAACGAAACGCGCGTCTACCCGCGTGAACTTGCGCGCCAAGCGATTGCGCACAATGCCGCCGCGATTATCGTTGCGCATAACCACCCATCGGGCAGTGCGGAGCCCTCCAGCGCCGATCTATTGCTCACTCGTCAGTTGCAACATGGTTTGGAATTACTCGATATTAAGCTACTCGACCATTTCATCGTTGCCGCCCATCAGGTGGTCTCGCTGGCCGAGCTGGGACACCTGTAA
- the coaBC gene encoding bifunctional phosphopantothenoylcysteine decarboxylase/phosphopantothenate--cysteine ligase CoaBC: MNQKKIVLGITGGVAAYKSAELTRLLVKAGYDVHVVMTEAATHFVGTVTFQALSGNVVYTDQWDARRPNNMPHIDLTRGAAAVLVAPASADFLAKVANGHCDDLLSTLVAARDCPLLVAPAMNRQMWENAPNQRNIAQLKADGVAILGPGNGEQACGEVGDGRMLEAEQLFEYLEASLQPKLLLGKRVLITAGPTFERIDAVRGITNTSSGKMGYAIAKAAYEAGADVVLVSGETALPTPIGSRRINVQSAQQMQQAVNAEVDQADIFIGVAAVADYYVLNPSEQKIKKDAHILTLELAPNPDILAGITARPNAPFCVGFAAESENLLEYAEAKRLRKKLPLLVANLVQTAMGADHNEVILLDDHGETRLHSAPKIDIARKLMAHIARLYPSIQQDH; this comes from the coding sequence ATTAATCAGAAAAAAATCGTCCTTGGCATCACTGGCGGCGTGGCCGCGTATAAATCGGCCGAATTGACTCGCTTGCTGGTGAAGGCCGGCTACGACGTGCACGTGGTGATGACCGAGGCGGCGACGCACTTTGTCGGGACAGTGACGTTTCAAGCTTTGAGCGGCAATGTGGTGTACACCGATCAATGGGATGCGCGTCGCCCAAATAATATGCCGCATATCGATCTCACGCGCGGTGCAGCGGCAGTCTTGGTCGCGCCAGCGTCGGCTGATTTTCTGGCCAAAGTGGCGAACGGGCATTGCGATGATTTGCTCTCGACCTTGGTCGCTGCGCGCGATTGCCCATTGTTGGTCGCGCCAGCGATGAATCGTCAAATGTGGGAAAACGCACCCAATCAGCGCAATATTGCCCAGCTTAAAGCCGATGGTGTCGCGATCCTGGGGCCAGGCAATGGCGAGCAGGCCTGTGGCGAAGTGGGCGATGGTCGTATGCTCGAAGCAGAGCAATTATTCGAATACCTCGAAGCCTCATTGCAGCCCAAGCTGCTACTCGGCAAGCGAGTGCTGATTACTGCAGGCCCAACGTTCGAGCGCATTGACGCCGTGCGCGGCATTACCAATACCAGTAGCGGCAAGATGGGCTACGCCATTGCCAAAGCGGCGTATGAGGCCGGTGCAGACGTGGTATTGGTGTCGGGCGAAACCGCTTTGCCCACGCCGATTGGTAGCCGCCGCATCAATGTGCAGTCGGCGCAGCAAATGCAACAAGCGGTGAATGCCGAAGTCGATCAGGCGGATATTTTTATTGGTGTGGCGGCGGTGGCTGATTATTATGTGCTCAACCCATCCGAGCAAAAAATCAAAAAAGACGCGCATATCTTGACGTTGGAACTAGCGCCCAACCCCGATATTCTGGCGGGAATCACCGCGCGCCCGAATGCGCCATTCTGCGTCGGCTTTGCGGCTGAATCGGAAAACCTGCTCGAATACGCCGAGGCCAAACGCTTACGCAAAAAGCTGCCGCTTTTGGTCGCTAATCTGGTGCAAACCGCGATGGGGGCTGATCATAATGAAGTCATCTTGCTCGACGATCATGGTGAAACGCGTTTGCATAGCGCGCCAAAAATCGACATCGCGCGTAAATTGATGGCTCATATTGCGCGGCTGTATCCTAGTATTCAACAAGATCATTAA
- the dut gene encoding dUTP diphosphatase, with amino-acid sequence MAQQMMDVKILDQRLKDNLPAYATPGAAGLDLRACLDAPVELAPGATTLVPTGMAIHLEDPTLAAMILPRSGLGHKHGIVLGNLVGLIDSDYQGQLFVSVWNRGTTSFTIQPLERIAQLVIVPVVQVGFNIVEEFTESDRGEGGFGSTGKH; translated from the coding sequence ATGGCTCAGCAAATGATGGACGTGAAAATTCTTGATCAGCGCCTGAAAGACAATTTGCCCGCTTATGCCACCCCGGGTGCCGCGGGTCTGGATTTGCGCGCTTGTCTGGATGCGCCAGTGGAATTAGCCCCCGGCGCGACGACGCTGGTACCGACAGGCATGGCGATCCATTTGGAAGACCCAACGCTAGCCGCAATGATTTTGCCGCGCTCTGGCTTGGGCCATAAACACGGCATCGTACTGGGTAATTTGGTGGGGCTGATTGATTCAGATTACCAAGGCCAGCTGTTTGTGTCGGTGTGGAATCGCGGCACTACCAGCTTTACGATTCAGCCACTGGAGCGTATCGCGCAATTGGTCATCGTGCCCGTGGTGCAAGTGGGCTTTAATATCGTGGAAGAGTTTACTGAGTCTGACCGTGGCGAAGGTGGCTTTGGCAGTACTGGTAAACATTAA
- a CDS encoding YitT family protein, with protein MSQIAQHQPHHYLEDFQGIVTGVLLVALAIQFFRAAGLITGGTTGLAFLLHYSLQIEYGMTLFLINLPFYWFAIERMGWEFAIKTFCSVALLSWLSELMKNWLPLGHLDPFFAAIMGGLLAGVGILMLIRHKSSLAGVTVLALFLQQRFGWRAGKVQLGFDLMILTLGFFLVPRDLLLYSLVGAVALNAVIWVNHKPGRYMGM; from the coding sequence ATGAGCCAAATTGCCCAGCATCAGCCGCATCATTATTTGGAAGATTTCCAAGGCATTGTGACGGGCGTGCTTTTGGTTGCGCTGGCAATTCAGTTTTTTCGCGCTGCCGGTTTGATTACCGGTGGCACGACGGGCTTGGCATTTTTGCTGCATTACAGTCTGCAGATCGAATATGGCATGACGCTATTTTTGATTAATCTGCCGTTTTACTGGTTTGCCATTGAGCGCATGGGCTGGGAATTTGCCATCAAAACCTTTTGCTCGGTGGCGCTGTTGTCATGGCTGAGTGAGTTGATGAAAAACTGGCTGCCATTGGGTCATCTTGACCCTTTTTTTGCTGCGATCATGGGCGGCTTGCTCGCTGGCGTGGGTATTTTGATGCTGATTCGACATAAGTCGAGCTTGGCCGGCGTGACGGTGCTGGCGCTTTTTCTGCAGCAGCGTTTTGGCTGGCGCGCGGGTAAAGTGCAGTTGGGCTTTGATCTGATGATTTTGACGCTGGGTTTTTTCTTGGTGCCGCGCGACTTATTGCTGTATTCGCTGGTCGGGGCCGTGGCGCTCAATGCGGTGATTTGGGTGAATCATAAACCCGGTCGCTATATGGGAATGTAA
- a CDS encoding HAD family hydrolase, with protein MKHPNIIAAIFDMDGLLLETERMALTCWHDAARQLGHDIHESIPLGMVGMHSSKTQAYLIERLGVDFPTQRLRELTHEIYLERSADSIDLRPGVLELFDFLEANGVRKAIATSTRRSIAEHHLKMAGLWSRVEFAVCGDEITHPKPAPDIYLKAITQLGVLPEECVVFEDSNFGAQAGHAAGCRVIMVPDLRPAEESVRQLELEIVDSLHQAKDILAAECI; from the coding sequence ATGAAACACCCAAATATTATTGCCGCCATTTTTGATATGGATGGATTACTGCTTGAAACCGAACGCATGGCACTGACGTGCTGGCACGATGCCGCACGGCAATTGGGCCATGATATTCATGAGTCGATTCCGCTGGGCATGGTCGGGATGCATTCCTCTAAAACGCAAGCTTATTTGATTGAACGCCTGGGCGTGGATTTTCCCACGCAACGCTTGCGAGAGCTCACCCACGAGATTTATCTGGAACGCAGTGCCGACAGCATCGACTTACGCCCTGGCGTGCTAGAGCTGTTTGATTTTCTTGAAGCCAATGGCGTACGCAAAGCCATCGCGACCTCAACGCGCCGCAGTATTGCCGAACATCATTTGAAAATGGCGGGATTATGGTCACGCGTCGAGTTTGCCGTGTGCGGCGATGAAATCACACACCCGAAACCCGCGCCGGATATTTACTTGAAAGCCATTACTCAATTGGGCGTCTTACCCGAGGAATGCGTGGTGTTTGAAGACAGCAATTTCGGCGCTCAAGCCGGACATGCGGCAGGCTGCCGCGTGATCATGGTGCCCGATTTGCGCCCAGCGGAAGAATCGGTACGCCAGCTTGAGCTGGAAATTGTCGATTCATTGCATCAAGCCAAGGACATTCTCGCGGCTGAATGCATTTAA
- a CDS encoding YchJ family protein: MPVTSTVKAEPCPCGGAQYQQCCQPYHQGHRVETPEQLMRSRYSAYVLGLEDYLLASWHASTRPSQLDLNEEPKAKWLGLTVHHAESDGDQGVVSFVARYKVGGRAYRLSEHSRFVREEGRWFYVDGEVAES; the protein is encoded by the coding sequence ATGCCCGTAACTTCTACCGTCAAAGCTGAGCCTTGCCCGTGTGGCGGCGCCCAATACCAACAATGCTGCCAGCCCTATCATCAAGGCCATCGTGTTGAAACCCCCGAGCAATTGATGCGCTCGCGCTACAGCGCCTATGTGCTGGGATTGGAAGATTATCTATTGGCCAGCTGGCACGCCAGTACCCGCCCCAGCCAATTGGATTTGAATGAAGAGCCCAAGGCTAAATGGCTGGGCTTGACAGTGCATCATGCCGAAAGTGATGGCGATCAAGGCGTGGTGTCGTTTGTGGCGCGCTATAAAGTGGGTGGCAGGGCATATCGCCTGAGCGAACATAGCCGATTTGTGCGAGAAGAGGGACGTTGGTTTTATGTGGATGGTGAGGTGGCTGAATCTTAA